The genomic segment GGGCCAAAGGCTGTGCTTTCGCGCCCAATTGATCAGCGTATCCGCGCCGTCAAGCAGCGGCCGGCTTATTTTTTCCGGCATGAGGTCCGATACGAGACGCCCCAATCAAGCCCTCCTTTTTTCCAAACATACGCCAACCCGGCAATCAACACCGCGATAAAAAAAGAAATCTGAAACCATCCCTCCCAGCCGAGAGTTTCCCAGGCGATGGCCCATGAAAATATATAGGCCCCCTCCACATCGAATAGGAGGAAAAAGATGGCCACCAGGTAAAAGGGAACCGGGTAACGCAGGCGGGCCGTGCCCGTGGGAATAACAC from the Desulfobacterales bacterium genome contains:
- a CDS encoding NADH-quinone oxidoreductase subunit A, with amino-acid sequence MHSVTQDMLLSPWEPNVFSLVIYGAIVIGIIAALLFIASRIGENKKQGDKLLPYESGVIPTGTARLRYPVPFYLVAIFFLLFDVEGAYIFSWAIAWETLGWEGWFQISFFIAVLIAGLAYVWKKGGLDWGVSYRTSCRKK